Proteins from a genomic interval of Capsicum annuum cultivar UCD-10X-F1 chromosome 4, UCD10Xv1.1, whole genome shotgun sequence:
- the LOC107869770 gene encoding uncharacterized protein LOC107869770: MTTLQKFKLLATQCAVAGSPTRSPTTSPVIHLRRRKTLRMLLNRGSSGRSDHPPSIGDDTSPDRISSDGDSPEKVKELVRSHKLKDLLVSEKEFSPENDGADGGSEVRGIARVRSMRPLSATFRRRLLKRVWRPMLVSIPE, from the coding sequence ATGACAACTCTTCAAAAGTTCAAGCTATTAGCTACACAATGTGCAGTAGCAGGAAGTCCAACTCGAAGCCCAACAACAAGTCCGGTCATTCACCTCCGCCGCCGGAAAACTCTTCGCATGCTCCTCAACCGCGGCAGCAGCGGCCGAAGTGATCATCCGCCGTCGATCGGCGATGATACTTCGCCGGATCGAATCTCCAGCGACGGAGATTCGCCGGAGAAAGTTAAGGAACTGGTCCGAAGTCataagctcaaggatttgttggtTTCAGAGAAAGAATTTTCGCCGGAAAATGATGGTGCCGACGGTGGATCGGAAGTAAGGGGAATTGCCCGAGTCCGGTCAATGCGGCCGTTGTCGGCGACATTCCGGCGACGGCTGTTAAAGAGAGTTTGGCGACCAATGCTTGTGAGTATACCTGAATAA